TCCATggcgaactctataaaaattataaagttttcGGTACGGCAAACTTACTCATTTTTATAGAGTTCACCGTAGCATACAGCGACTGACAAACTTAcccaaatacaaaaaaaaaacatgtattttgataaataaaattcaaaaataagtttttaaaaaataaatatttttcacaatttatattagaaaaaaatcctataaaaaatactttaacgAGTACTATGTttattactaatatatttatgttgtataatttatttataatatatttaaaataaatatattaacataaatatattttactgaCACGAAGATTAAAAATACATTAACGTTAATAATATACTATaattactactaatatataattttaatttaaaatcaacaataacataTTATTTTCAGAGTATTACACATTATTAACATTTTAACattaataataagtaatttttatagtattagacataataatattaatatataacaattataaatacaaaaaaatactttCTTTTATTAAGTATTTTACCTTCTAATATTAGcatctggatactcattttaaTAAACTTAAACATAATATTAACATACATACGTAATTAATTTctctaaatatttaaaatgacaATATCAATATAGTAAAAGTCAAAcaacacataatataatatgtatatattgatataaataactctaaaaaaaataataatttacataTCAAGAATAGTTTAaatgtaaaataatatattcttctGATAGAATTAAATTCAGTAccattttaatttaaatcacactttttttattaataaccacaattttattattgtaaagATAGACAcacaaattttatctttttcaccTCTCCCTCACATCTTCTTTATGacaattttactttaaaatagtataatttaagtttttttttcttttagtacaGCGAAAAGAAAGACCCAAATTTATAGAAGAAACGCATCATACATCCTGATCAAAACCTCCAGCGTCCGTGTCGCGCCCCTGCTTTTCGCCAGACACGGACCTAACAATAACAATGAGGGGGCaatctgtattttttttttaaatagttatatataatgttctcctattttaaattttaaataatatcactacaaataaattgaatttaattggcctaattcttaaatttatttttttctattattttaactattatttaatttaattaaatttaattttgtgcCAANNNNNNNNNNNNNNNNNNNNNNNNNNNNNNNNNNNNNNNNNNNNNNNNNNNNNNNNNNNNNNNNNNNNNNNNNNNNNNNNNNNNNNNNNNNNNNNNNNNNNNNNNNNNNNNNNNNNNNNNNNNNNNNNNNNNNNNNNNNNNNNNNNNNNNNNNNNNNNNNNNNNNNNNNNNNNNNNNNNNNNNNNNNNNNNNNNNNNNNNNNNNNNNNNNNNNNNNNNNNNNNNNNNNNNNNNNNNNNNNNNNNNNNNNNNNNNNNNNNNNNNNNNNNNNNNNNNNNNNNNNNNNNNNNNNNNNNNNNNNNNNNNNNNNNNNNNNNNNNNNNNNNNNNNNNNNNNNNNNNNNNNNNNNNNNNNNNNNNNNNNNNNNNNNNNNNNNNNNNNNNNNNNNNNNNNNNNNNNNNNNNNNNNNNNNNNNNNNNNNNNNNNNNNNNNNNNNNNNNNNNNNNNNNNNNNNNNNNNNNNNNNNNNNNNNNNNNNNNNNNNNNNNNNNNNNNNNNNNNNNNNNNNNNNNNNNNNNNNNNNNNNNNNNNNNNNNNNNNaataatttttaataaaatttattttaataggtatatatttttgtctccattttttaaattttttttgaatctgTCATTGTTATTTTGGCCATTCTCCAAATGAAAGTGACGTCTTCTCGCCAATTGCGAGTTGACAGTGCCAACTTCTCGCGCACCTGCAAAATACACTTGTCACCAATCTCGCATCCAACCTCTGTTAACTTCACTTTCTAACATAACACCGAAAAAtcccaatataaaaaataatttctgttcTATAAGTTGCAACCATTAATTGAAAGGCATAGTTCCCCCCTCTCCCTTATTGAATTTGATTCCATGTAAGGAATTCAATTCTTATTCTCGTCTCTCCCAATATTAAGTATTTATAACCCTTTGTCTCTGTTCTCTTAAACCTCGTATTTGGCTTTGACTTGATTCGGAGTCAGTTTAATTAAAAGCTTCAGAATTGCTGTTTCTGTTTTCTGAAACTGTGAGTTCAACATTTTTCTCTAAATTTCTTTGGTATGttttctcatctctttttctcaCATGATGTTAACAAATTTTGGTTGTTTTCTTAGGTTGGATTTGATATAAGTTATTCAATACATGTCAGTAGTAACTAGTAGAGTAAAGTTGTTCATTTATgtgttaatatttatttaaattagaataaagaggTAATGGTGCTTTTTTCTTAGTGCCCACTACTAATTATATTACCAATTTCACAAATAACGTTGATTAGAAGTGCTGTTCAAAGGGGCAATCCtctcttgtttttttttaattattatcagTTTATTTTTATGTCAATTCTAAAACGTGTTAATTACTGTGGCATATTATTTGCTTATTAGTTTAGTCCCACATGACTTGCATTATCATATTATTGATGCCTGTGTTAATTTTAAGCTGGTATTTCTTTTATACATACAAAATTTATTGCTTACAGTTCAATAGAAAATGATAGTTCGGTACACAAGCAGTTCATAATATCGTAGGGTTTAAAAAAGGGCGCACCCAAAAAGTATAATGTATGCGACCTATCTTAATAATAATTACATCAGTGTATATTAATATTACAGAATTTAGTCCACCTAACTTTTAATGAATTTTGTGATCTGATAATTTGAAACTCACTTGTATAAACTGAATTAGATTTGTGTCGAGGATTTCATCAATATAAATAAGAATTGTGGGTGTGCCTAATATGTTTAATCTGATCCTTCCACCTTATTGTATTATATCAATAATGAACGAACCACAGTGCATTCTGGAAAGCCGCTTTTGGAAGAGGTTATGGTATGCATTTTGTTGTTCAAACCAACTGCATATATAAATACTAGTTAGTCATATGCTGATGTGAGAATTAAGATTTCCCTCGGTTTTGGGCTGCCACATATGTCATGTGTCATTCCAAATATTTTTAAGAGTTAAtaatccttttgtttttattaattatttgatttgacttgATTACCTAATCAGTGATTCAGTTTGAATTCCTATCATCTAATAAATTCCTATCATCTGCTAATCTAGTTGAATCCCCTTGCCCTTGCTTTAGAATTCACTTCAACCTTATCCCATTAcgttatatatagatataaatttaattttaatgcatacACGTACATCTACGTTAGCAACAATAATTATACTTTATATTGACTGTTAAATAATcatctaaaaaaatcaatatgaTAGGCagcaatataaaatattttacattgtcaacatatcaaaattaaactgatATATATACTTCAATTTCTAAATGGCAATTCCTAACATATTCTTTTTTCCGAATACCCAAGTGTTGCTGAGATAAAAGCCTTAGATAGTTAGATTCAAAGATTGCCAGTTAAATATGAAAAGAACAAGTTGGCAACTGGGGttgttttattatatatataaactaacAAATAGGAATAGAAGCACCACCACCTTCTATGTATAAATACATCGCTGTAAACTTTGGCATTGCTTCGTTTTATAATTGGCAGATAACAaagaatattatattatgtgaTTAGAAGTCATAGTCGGCAACACAAGCCACGAGATACTTATGTGTCACTTTGAATACTTTACATTCATATTTCCCAAATACCCGGGGACTCCAATTGAGGAAATGTTGTTGGTGCAATGAATGTAATTTTAATAATGATCAAATCAAACACTAATAACTTTTTACCTGTTAAGGGTACCCTTGGTTCCAACCTCACCTGGATCCTGCCTCCTAAGATAATGTTGGAGACATTCAGAACTTCTAATTTGGCCCTTCTTGATGTAATAGTAAGAGTAGTTTTTCCTGTGATTCCTTTTAAAATCttgagcaaaaaaataaaaataataaaattgaaaaaataaaccctcttcccaataataataataataataataataataataataattacactGGCTACACAGTTCATTCATAAGCTACATAAGCAAGTGTATTTAAGGGTTCCCGAACTTATAAGTGAGAAAAATCAAACTTTGTTCATCACATATACATTCCTAGTAGCTTGCTAGGTTTCTGTAACAACTTTTGTTCATGGTGATGTGAAAGAAGCTAGATCACAAAACAAGGTACAATCCAGAAGATATATAACAGGAAAAAAACAGTATCTCCCTTTCTTTTCACATTTTTATTTCCTATTGTATGATCTTGTTGATTTTGCATGTAAAATGGCAACTACATCATTCATGCCATTGATAAATTGCcaccaaaaaaaaagttagttgTATGTAAACCCAATTAAGATGTATCTAGTCTTGAGtcttttccttttattattattattattatgacataTTTAGTCGTTGCAAGATAGATGATATCATATATTTCTttctattattgttattattatctttctattattgttattattatcatttataATTCTCTCACATGATTAAATGCTGATATTGATCCACATGGTATTGTTATCATTTATTAACGTTGCTGGCACTTATCCAATTTCTTTTGTCCGATATTAGACTACTTTACTAGTTTATATTGTTGACATTGACTCCACCTTGCTCTAATGTATTACCTTCTGCTATAAATACATCCTATGGATCTGGTTTCATATTCCACATCATTTGTTTGGTGCCAATCAATATTACAGTAACAGTGCAAGATCTCTTTTCTGTGCTTGAAAATCTCTCTTACTGAAAGGATTTTTAATATTGTTGTGTCAGAGTTAGTGCATAGAGTTTCAAAAGGAGAAGAACAATGAATGCATTAGTAGCTACCAACAGGAACTTTAAGTTGGCCTCTAGGCTTCTTGGATTGGACTCAAAGCTTGAGAAAAGTTTATTGATTCCATTCAGGGAAATCAAGGTAAGTGAAAAGTTACTTTGGTTTTCTCTGTATGTGTTTGTTCTGGTAAATTGGTTCTAACTCTTGTTGTTTTCACATCTTCTGTTTCATAtagttcataaaaaataaaataaaaaataatgatccATACAATGCAGGTTGAATGCACCATACCTAAAGATGATGGCACATTAGCATCATATGTTGGGTTCAGGGTTCAACATGACAATGCTAGAGGCCCTATGAAAGGAGGAATCAGATACCATCCTGAggttattattctattttctaaCTTAGGATGTGTTTGATTGAAGGGAAAAGAATTATGAAACAGTTCAATTAACCACTTTGACTTGCTCTCAATTCATGTTCTCATTTCACAAAAGTAACTGTTTGTTACAAATTTTCCATTCAAATTATGTTTCATTCTTTCCTATAGTGGCTATTTCTCAGTTCTCAATCTGAATTATGTTTTACATTGGATTAAACAGGTTGATCCAGATGAAGTGAATGCTTTAGCACAACTAATGACATGGAAAACTGCGGTAGCAAATATACCGTATGGTGGCGCCAAAGGAGGAATAGGGTGTAACCCATCAGAACTAAGTCTCTCTGAGTTAGAAAGGCTAACTAGAGTTTTCACACAGAAAATCCATGATTTGATTGGAATTCACACTGATGTGCCTGCACCCGATATGGGAACAGGACCACAGGTATGTGCAAAGATTTAGCAGTGAATCTGCAGTTGTTTGTAAAATTACCAAGATCATGCTTTTGTTAACAATCAATACTTGACTTATGTTATATGTACTATTCAAAATAATGTCCTTTTGACCTTTTTCtagtatatttataaataaatgcaTCATGATACAAATGGTATTTGATTCAATGATTTATAAATGGTTCAATAAAAATGTCAAAATGTATAGTTGACTTAAAGACACACTAATAGATAtgcaataaacaaataaataaaagatgcCCCCATTACAATTTTGTAACTATATTATCTTTCCGTTTGGTTATTTTGTATGCAGACAATGGCATGGATACTAGACGAGTATTCGAAATTTCATGGTTATTCTCCTGCAGTTGTGACTGGAAAACCGATAGTAAGCAACTTTTGATGTTTGtcatataatttgaattagcaTTGATCTGGCACCAAAAAATGCTTAATAATTAActcccttttcttttctaacTACATTATGTTTCAAACTAGGATCTTGGTGGATCTCTAGGCAGAGAAgcagccacaggaagaggagtCCTCTATGCAACAGAGGCTGTGCTTAATGAGTATGGAAAGAATGTATCTGGACAACGGTTTGTCATACAGGTAATTAGTTTTTGTACCTTACTTTTTGCTCCAATTGATCCTTATGTTTGTGAAATTAACATGCATTCTATTTCTACATTATGGTGGTAACAATAACAAATGAGGCTTTGGATTGTTGCACCATAGCTTATATATAAGAAAAGAATGCAAAATTAGCTTTGTTGATAGCAAAAGGGTAAATTTACTTCAAAGTTGATGCACTTagtattttaatgaatttgagaTTGATTCATAACATCAGTTATATCATCTTTGTATGTGATCAGGGTTTCGGAAATGTGGGATCTTGGGCTGCCCAATTAATTAGCGAGAGAGGTGGAAAGGTTATTGCTGTGAGTGATGTAACTGGAGCCATAAAGAACAACAATGGCCTTGACATCCCAAGCTTACTCAAGCATTCCAAAGAGCACAAAGGAGTTAAAGGATTCCATGGTGGTGATTCCATTGATCCTAAGTCAATATTAGTTGAAGACTGTGATGTTCTGATTCCAGCAGCTCTTGGGGGTGTCATTAATAGGTACTTTTCTCCACACAATACATAAATGATATGTATGTTTGCAGGTAAACTACCAAAATGGTATCTGAAAGTTTATGCCGCTGGCAAAAATAACCGTTAAGgataaaaacaacaaataagTTATTGAATGATTTGAAAATGCGACAAAAGCTAGACATTTTTGTCATACAAAGCATGAGCCACTTCAAACTCTTAAGACGGGATAATGCATTATTACTATTGAACATCTTGAAGCAAATTAAACCTGATCCATTCATTTTCCTTAGTGAGTTTAGTACCTTCATTTCAAATGCTAGCAAATTATTTATTGCATGAGTTTATCACCTTCTGTCTCGTGGCCTCCTAAATGAATGTACTAAACATGAATCAGAATCTGGGGTAGGTCTAtctatttctcttatttatttattttttgcttttgtttgGTTGAAGGGAAAATGCAAATGAAATCAAAGCCAAATTTATTATTGAAGCAGCCAATCACCCCACTGACCCAGAGGCTGATGAGGTTAGCTTTCTCCCTTTTCACTTCTATTTTTccagaaaatggaaagaatgaaagaaaaataaccaaGAAATGCAATATTGATAACTGCCATGGTAATTTGCAGATTctgaagaagaaaggagttgTGATCCTTCCAGACATATATGCAAATTCAGGAGGTGTTACAGTTAGTTACTTTGAGTGGGTTCAGGTAAAATAATCAGACATAATGAATTGTATAAGAGTAATATTTCAAATTAGttcctaaaaaatatttaatcggACACTTTagtcttcaataatttttaatcacCCAATTAGTCCCCAAAGTTTTATTTCTTAGACATATCAGTTCCCAGATTGTTCAACTATATGAAGGGACTggtttttgataattttaaaactGTTAGGGACGGGTATTCTTTACCAAATAACGACAAGAATTGATTTGTCTAACTTTTTACCAAATTTGATGTGAGGATTGATatgtttaacaaaataaaagattaaggactgatttggtaattaaaatttgttgagaaTTAAATTGTCCGACTAAAAATTCTTTGGGACTGATTTGGTATATTACTCATAGTATAATTTCACAAAGATGCTCTACAATATGTAGAAGCATTATAGTATACTATATATAATCCTTGGAATGTTTGTTTCTTTCCATACACAGAACATCCAAGGGTTCATGTGGGATGAAGAGAAAGTGAACAATGAGCTAAAGAAGTACATGACAAGAGGGTTCAAAGATGTGAAAGAAATGTGCAAGACTCATGAATGCGATCTTCGAATGGGAGCCTTCACTCTTGCAGTTAACCGTGTTGCAAGGGCCACTGTCCTTAGGGGTTGGGAAGCTTGACATCATCCGTTCATGGTGCTGCTGCTGCTTTCAATAAGAGTTCCAATCACAAAGTTTTCCTTTTTTAAATTGCTTTTTCATGTGATGGATGAAATGGTGAATTAGAATTCTCATCCCACATTTTCATgaaatcatatatatatgatttatcAAGGGATGGTTTCCCTTATCTATACTTGGACTCATATTCCATAACTTCTtgttgtataaatattttttcaggTACAATCTTCTTATTTTAGTTGATATTCTTTTGCACTATCAATACAAACGAAATTTATAACAAAacaaagtaaaaattaaaaaaaatgaagtaacagaagtaaagaaaaaaattgtgtaGTTCAGTTTTACATGTCGTTTAtttcattaaattaaatataaatcataatatcaaaatttcacATACGGTTATTGTTGCTAAGGACGTGCGTGTTTGGATGTTGTTGCATTTCTGGTTGGGTTTGAGAATAGTGGAGAGTATGGGTTGCTTGGGAAAATGGAAGGCTTGAGGTTGACTTGGACTAATATAATGTTGTTCTCTTTTGgttattttcttcttcagaagaagaacaaaggaGCGATGATGAAGAAATTCGAAACTCGGGGGAAGGAAGAGATTGACGGTGAGAAGAGAAGATAAGGGGGTAAATAATGTATTTTGTCTGGAATGATGTGATATTAGCCTATTACATAaagtgatttttattgagttaaaCCTCAAGGTGGTCCCTGAACTTGCACTCGATTCTCAAAGTAGTCCTTTTACTTGCATTGGCCCTAATATTGTCTTCGAATTTAACAACGGTGACTCACGATCGTCCCTGAAACATTTTTCGGGAGTATTCCCAAACAGCGTGATGACATGTATGGAGAGGCGCCACGTTGGATATTTGACATGACTGTTATCATTTTTCAACTTAATTTAGTCCCTGAATTATTTTATAGCCCTAATCCCCAATTTATTATCAAAAACCACtttgtttcttcttctctgctctCCTTCATCTTCTTTGCCATTGTTGACTGTAATTTGGGTGGGTCATGATGGGTGGAGTAATAGTTGAAGTACCTGGTGGTGTGATAATTGGTTTGGCCCTTGCTTCCTTGATTCTGGCATTGAATACTTCGCAAGCATTGTTACATATATTGTCACATTTTGGTTGGTTGGGAAAGAAGGTCCGACTCCATGCATCTCTTCGTCATTTGGAAAGGTACTCCCATGCTTCCTTTAGCTCTCTAAATTTTCATCATTCCCTCAACAAATCCTCTTGAGTAGTAGATCTTGCACACTCCCACAGtaatcttctaaatttattgtCTTTCCACTGGTTATTGAAGTTTCTCCATAAGTGCCATACACAAAATATGTGGTGGACATCAAGGAAGACCTCTTACACAGCTGTGATTAGCCCCTGCACGAAACCACTGAAATCAATAACTTACAATATCGGGACCCAAAATGGTCCCTCACCTTACATAAGTGACATCAAATTAGTCCCTACACATGTATAAGTGACAGCAAATTCATCCCCACGATTTATTAAGTTCTACTCCTATCCCATTCTATCAATACAGGCAATAACAATGTGTGAAATAAACCAGTAAATATAGAAACAGAATCATGAAAGCAAAATATGGCTACAAAAATTACATAAACCTAAGGAgttcaacctttactaaaataCAATAACCAGTAAATAGCAAAGACATCGTTACCTTTTGCATGTCCAAAATAAAATACCACCCATTTTGGGTGTAGCTCCCTAGATCCTCATGTAGTAGCTCAAGGAACCACCTCCAATTATCGGTGTTCTCCACTGGTACAATGGCATTTGCAATGACGTAAATTGTTGCCAAGATTTGTCCACCAAATCTGGTTTTTAGGAATGCTCCATCAAGCCCTATTAGAGGTTTGCATCCCGCCCTAAACCCATTCTTGCACCCATCCAGACAAATATACATCTTGTCAAAAGTGGACTCTTCTGTGGGGTTGGGATGAGGAATTGTTGTCATGCGCACAGTAGAACCAGGGTTGCACTTTAGGAGAGTCTCACCATAGTCTCTCACCATCCCATATTGTGCAGCAACATCACCATACACAATGTGCCTTGCATCTCCAAGTGCTCTTGTCAGGGAAGACTTGTTCAAGTTCAAGTCACATTTGCTTTTGAAGTATGTTAAAGTTTCAGAGTGCTTCAGATTTGAAAATTTCCTAAGCTTCTTCACCAACTTGCTTGCTAACCACACTCTGTTAGCTAATTTATTTTGTGTCTCCCTTGGGCAGGTATGATCATCATTGAAGGTTTTAACTTGCCAGAAAATACCCTCACTATCCTTAGAGACATAGATAACCCATGGACATTCCTCACTCTTACATAAAGCCCTGCATCGTACATTATCATTTTTCTTGAATCTTACTCTTCTACCTTCCTAGATGCAATACTCCCTCACAGCCTCCTTAAAATTCAtcttcattttgaatttcatccCCACCTCTAATCGAAGTTTCCCGAACCTTGTTTCTTCTCTGAAAATAGGAAATGCGTCGTTATCCTCTAAGTTATGGGGTGTCTTCATTTCTTCGGAATGCCAAGAATCTGCCCCATCTGACTCATCATCATATTCGTCATGAGCATCATAACCTCCAACATTCGTGCATTCATCATAACCTCAGTTTGCTGCCTCCATCCATCATGACCACCCAAATCACGCTCAACAATGGCAGAGAAGACGAAGGagagcagagaaaaagaaacagaGTGGTTTCTGATAATAAATTAGGGATTAGGGTTATAAAATAATTCAGGGACTAAATTGAGTTAAAAAATGATAACAGCCACGTCAGATATCCAACGTGGCGCCTCTCCATACATGTCATCATGCCGTTTGGGAATATTTCTCGAAAAATGTTTCAAGGACGACCGTGAGTCACCGTTGTTAAATTCGGGGATAATATTGGGGCCAATGTAAGTAAAAGGACCACCTTGAGGGTCGAGTACAAGTTCAGGGACCACTTTGAGgtttaactc
This portion of the Arachis duranensis cultivar V14167 chromosome 6, aradu.V14167.gnm2.J7QH, whole genome shotgun sequence genome encodes:
- the LOC107494506 gene encoding glutamate dehydrogenase 1, with the translated sequence MNALVATNRNFKLASRLLGLDSKLEKSLLIPFREIKVECTIPKDDGTLASYVGFRVQHDNARGPMKGGIRYHPEVDPDEVNALAQLMTWKTAVANIPYGGAKGGIGCNPSELSLSELERLTRVFTQKIHDLIGIHTDVPAPDMGTGPQTMAWILDEYSKFHGYSPAVVTGKPIDLGGSLGREAATGRGVLYATEAVLNEYGKNVSGQRFVIQGFGNVGSWAAQLISERGGKVIAVSDVTGAIKNNNGLDIPSLLKHSKEHKGVKGFHGGDSIDPKSILVEDCDVLIPAALGGVINRENANEIKAKFIIEAANHPTDPEADEILKKKGVVILPDIYANSGGVTVSYFEWVQNIQGFMWDEEKVNNELKKYMTRGFKDVKEMCKTHECDLRMGAFTLAVNRVARATVLRGWEA